The genomic window CTACCTGTTGCTCTTCGTGGTCGACGCGGCCACCACACTGATCACCGCGCTGATCATCTTCACCCGGGTGAAGGAGACCCGCACCGCCTCGGCCGCCCCCGTCGCGAAGGGCGGGACGGCGCCCCCCGGCGCGCTGCGGACCATCCTCACCGACCGGGTCTACCTGGGCTTCGTGACGCTGAACCTGTTCGCCGCGCTGGTCTTCCTCCAGCACATCTCGATGCTGCCGATCGCGATGGGCGACTCCGACCTCACCCCGGCCACGTACGGCTCGGTGATCGCGCTCAACGGGGTGCTGATCGTGGTCGGGCAGCTCTTCGTACCCCGGCTGATCAAGGGGCGGAGCCGGTCCCACGTGCTCGCGCTCGCCTCGCTGGTGATGGGCGTCGGCTTCGGCCTGACCGCGTTCGCCGGCACGGCCTGGTTCTACGGGGTCACGGTGCTGATCTGGACGCTCGGCGAGATGCTCAACTCGCCGTCCAACTCCACCCTCATCGCCGAGCTCTCGCCGGCCGCGCTGCGCGGGCGCTACCAGGGCGTCTTCTCGCTCTCCTGGCAGATCGCCGGGGCGGCCGCCCCGATCCTCGGCGGCCTGGTCCGGGAGCACGTCGGCAACGGCGCGCTCTGGCTCGGCTGCGCCGCGATCGGCGCGGTGACGGCGGTGGCCCACCTGGTCTCGGGTCCGGCCCGGGAGCGGCGGGCCGCCCAGCTCCGGGCGGCCGCGGTGCCGGTCCGGCCGGTCACCGTCGTCCAGCCGCCGGCCCCCGCGGCGGCCGAGGCCGCCGCGACCGCGCCCACCGAGCCGATGCCGGCCCGCGCCGCCTCCTGAGTACGCTGCGCGGCACGGTGACCGGGGACACGCTGGCGCGCCGCCGGGGCACTGCCTAGCGTCGACCCCTGGGTCGGTTGACAAACCTCATGGAGGACGGGTGCGGGGGCTGCGGCGCTGGTGGGACGGGACGGCCGGTGGACTCCCCGCCACCTTCTGGTACCTCTGGTCCGGCTTGCTGATCAACCGGGCTGGCGCGTTCGCGGTGCTCTTCCTCTCGCTCTACCTCACGGCGGCGCGCGGCGCCTCCGAGTCGCTGGCCGGCGCGGTGGTCGGGGCGTACGGGGCCGGCGGGGCGGTCGGCGTGCTGCTCGGCGGGGTGCTGGCCGACCGCTGGGGCCGGCGGGCCACCCTGCTCGCCGCGCACCTCGGCGCCGCCGGCCTGATGGCGGGGCTGGCGTTCAGCCGGCACCTGGCGGTCATCGCGGTGCTCGCCGCGCTGGTCGGGGTGGCGCACTCGATGCCCAGCCCGGCGTTCGTGGCGGCGATCGTCGACGTGGTGCCGGAGGCCCGCCGCTCGCGCGCGTTCAACCTGCAGTTCTGGGCGTTCAACCTGGGCATGGCGGTCGCCTCGCTGCTGGCCGGTGTGCTCGCCGAGGCGAGCTTCGTCGCCCTCTTCCTGGTGGACGCCGCCGCCACCCTGGCCGCCGCCGCGATCATCGCCTGGAAGGTTCCCGAGACGCTCGCCCGGGCCCGCGGTCGCGGCCCCCTGCGCGA from Micromonospora kangleipakensis includes these protein-coding regions:
- a CDS encoding MDR family MFS transporter; protein product: MRTVRSWFRDTTGGLPRAFWYLWTGTLISRLGSFVLVFLAIYLTQERGFSASQAGLVLGLWGVGGAVGTTVGGTLADRWGRRPTLLTAHLGAATMMLALGLARPLWAVALGALLLGTFAEAARPAFGAMMIDVVPEKDRLRAFSLNYWAINLGFACAAVLAGLAAQAGYLLLFVVDAATTLITALIIFTRVKETRTASAAPVAKGGTAPPGALRTILTDRVYLGFVTLNLFAALVFLQHISMLPIAMGDSDLTPATYGSVIALNGVLIVVGQLFVPRLIKGRSRSHVLALASLVMGVGFGLTAFAGTAWFYGVTVLIWTLGEMLNSPSNSTLIAELSPAALRGRYQGVFSLSWQIAGAAAPILGGLVREHVGNGALWLGCAAIGAVTAVAHLVSGPARERRAAQLRAAAVPVRPVTVVQPPAPAAAEAAATAPTEPMPARAAS